The following coding sequences are from one Geothrix sp. window:
- a CDS encoding PP2C family protein-serine/threonine phosphatase — protein MPTNPFDRLRHLALKIPEGAQELLPLIDFLEAFPQQGSEEDLVHLVGVTAMGIAKAGQGGLWDGGKWLFLRGAAPAFPTHPGEDWQVRPWMYGDECYGHLVLRVGGLPEAVPLLLSISAPLLAWRRAEAWRSSQNQALALQLSRLNTVFELTRNLGVVETRRDLVRLMANTLMGEFRIMRLLVVDPQGQVLHAKGLGTVPESLEGEQLQHVVEARGLVHAIELVDQTHSHGFAYAAEPAVGVLSEDDLVFLRTLLNLTSSQLSSLELREARIQAERMEKDLDLARNIQRSLLPKTLPEPAGWQCAAANLPYQAVGGDLYDLWMARDEGNGDRLHLAVGDISGKGLPASLMMTQLSAFLRAMADHRVPDWGRLAERVNRRMNDVRDRNRYTTLFAGSLNPSNGDLRYVNGGHNPPLLVRANREVVRLSPTGPMVGLLPGVTFAEGRAHMDRGDVLVIFTDGVVEAENAAGEELGDGPLADVVLRRPEAGADELFEALLVEAFQHLGEGKFRDDVTLVVIKRMG, from the coding sequence ATGCCCACCAATCCTTTCGACCGCCTCCGCCACCTGGCGCTGAAGATCCCCGAGGGCGCGCAGGAGCTTCTGCCCCTCATCGACTTCCTGGAGGCCTTTCCGCAGCAGGGCAGCGAAGAGGACCTGGTGCACCTGGTGGGCGTCACCGCCATGGGGATCGCCAAGGCCGGCCAGGGCGGGCTCTGGGATGGGGGCAAGTGGCTGTTCCTGCGGGGTGCCGCACCGGCCTTCCCGACCCACCCGGGGGAAGACTGGCAGGTGCGCCCCTGGATGTACGGCGATGAGTGCTACGGCCACCTGGTCCTGCGTGTCGGCGGTCTGCCGGAAGCGGTGCCTCTATTGCTGTCCATCAGCGCACCCCTCCTGGCCTGGCGCCGGGCCGAGGCCTGGCGCAGTTCCCAGAACCAGGCCCTGGCCCTGCAGCTGTCCCGGCTCAACACGGTCTTCGAGCTGACCCGCAACCTGGGCGTGGTGGAGACTCGGCGCGACCTGGTGCGCCTCATGGCCAACACCCTCATGGGTGAGTTCCGCATCATGCGGCTGCTGGTGGTGGACCCCCAGGGGCAGGTGCTCCATGCCAAGGGCCTGGGGACCGTCCCCGAGTCGCTCGAGGGCGAACAGCTCCAGCACGTGGTGGAGGCCCGGGGGCTGGTCCACGCCATCGAGCTGGTGGACCAGACCCACAGCCACGGCTTCGCCTATGCGGCGGAACCCGCCGTGGGCGTGCTGTCCGAGGACGACCTGGTCTTCCTGCGCACCCTGCTGAACCTGACCTCCTCGCAGCTGTCCAGCCTCGAGCTGCGGGAGGCGAGGATCCAGGCCGAGCGCATGGAGAAGGACCTGGACTTGGCGCGCAACATCCAGCGCAGCCTGCTGCCCAAGACCCTGCCCGAGCCGGCCGGGTGGCAGTGCGCGGCGGCCAACCTGCCCTACCAGGCTGTTGGGGGCGACCTCTACGACCTGTGGATGGCCCGGGACGAGGGCAATGGCGATCGCCTGCACCTCGCCGTGGGGGACATCTCGGGCAAGGGTCTGCCCGCATCGCTCATGATGACCCAGCTCTCGGCCTTCCTCCGCGCCATGGCGGACCACCGGGTGCCGGATTGGGGGCGCCTGGCGGAACGGGTGAACCGCCGGATGAACGACGTGCGCGACCGGAACCGCTACACCACGCTGTTTGCGGGCAGCCTGAACCCGTCGAACGGCGACCTCCGCTACGTGAACGGAGGCCACAATCCTCCGCTCCTGGTGCGAGCGAACCGGGAGGTGGTGCGGCTCTCCCCCACGGGGCCCATGGTGGGGCTCCTGCCCGGCGTCACCTTCGCCGAAGGGCGGGCGCACATGGACCGGGGCGATGTCCTGGTGATCTTCACGGACGGCGTGGTCGAGGCCGAGAACGCCGCCGGCGAGGAACTGGGCGACGGCCCCCTGGCGGACGTGGTCCTGCGCCGGCCGGAGGCGGGGGCGGACGAGCTGTTCGAAGCCCTGCTGGTGGAGGCCTTCCAGCACCTGGGTGAGGGCAAGTTCCGGGATGACGTGACGCTCGTCGTCATCAAGCGCATGGGCTGA
- the htpX gene encoding zinc metalloprotease HtpX, producing the protein MNQTKTLLIIVAMTGLLVWIGGMIGGESGMALALALGLVMNGVSYFFSDKIVLASYGAQPVSQAQAPELHAIVANLAQRAGLPMPRIAIIPEDTPNAFATGRNPEHAVVAVTEGIMRILSRPELEAVIGHELGHVKHRDILIGSLAAVLAQAIMFLSRFAGIFGARDEEGRSNPIASIAIMILGPLAAFMLQMAVSRSREYMADEYSAHLTGRPDMLASALERLQAYNQQLPMQSAEPATAHMMIVNPLSGGGLMSLFSTHPPMAVRVERLRRMPIEAR; encoded by the coding sequence ATGAACCAGACCAAGACCCTTCTCATCATCGTGGCCATGACCGGCCTGCTGGTGTGGATTGGCGGGATGATCGGCGGGGAATCCGGCATGGCCCTGGCCCTGGCCCTCGGCTTGGTCATGAACGGCGTGAGCTACTTCTTCTCCGACAAGATCGTGCTGGCCAGCTACGGCGCCCAGCCCGTCAGCCAGGCCCAGGCCCCCGAACTGCACGCCATCGTGGCGAACCTGGCCCAGCGGGCGGGCCTGCCCATGCCGCGCATTGCGATCATCCCGGAGGACACTCCGAACGCCTTCGCCACGGGGAGGAACCCGGAACACGCGGTGGTGGCGGTGACGGAGGGAATCATGCGCATCCTCAGCCGTCCCGAGCTGGAGGCCGTCATCGGCCATGAACTGGGCCACGTCAAGCACCGGGACATCCTCATCGGCAGCCTGGCGGCGGTGCTGGCCCAGGCCATCATGTTCCTGTCCCGGTTTGCCGGGATCTTCGGGGCCCGGGACGAGGAGGGCCGCTCCAACCCCATCGCCAGCATCGCCATCATGATCCTGGGCCCGCTGGCCGCCTTCATGCTGCAGATGGCCGTGAGCCGTTCGCGGGAATACATGGCCGACGAGTACAGCGCCCACCTGACGGGCCGTCCCGACATGCTGGCCTCCGCCCTGGAGCGCCTGCAGGCCTACAACCAGCAGCTGCCCATGCAGTCCGCCGAACCGGCCACGGCGCACATGATGATCGTGAATCCGCTGAGCGGGGGCGGCCTCATGAGCCTCTTCTCCACCCACCCCCCCATGGCGGTCCGGGTGGAGCGCCTGCGGCGCATGCCCATCGAGGCGAGATAA
- a CDS encoding protein kinase domain-containing protein, translated as MRDRLGKFEVVRLLGKGAMGEVYLGRDPKLGRDVALKVISAGTAFGDEAQARFEREARAAALLNHPHVVTIYEFGEDEGMHYLAMEFLDGHELEALIREGKTPKADLLEVLAQVCDGLGYAHGRSVIHRDIKPANVLVTRQGKRLHAKLMDFGVAHMGPSGLTQSGVWMGTVSYMAPEYLDTGRATASSDIFALGVILYEILSGGRKPFHGESTTSVLNCILRHAPEPIRPADLKDVPGRLIAVVDRALAKRPEDRYPDAESLGGAIREGLSGPVEAPMAAAVPAPAPVRPEPEGSGHRIRVGKGGQGQCLSLKVALRQAKAGSEILVLPGVYRESLVVDKDVAILALGEPGEVIIQASSGPALIIQTQAVTLRGLTLQGPAGEAVLKVKSGSARVEGGRILGFQDAGVEVDSGAQVSLEEVVIGPGAGTALRVGGRGQATLVGSTLQGEAGGVEVEGEGRVQLTGCRLVDSRFAGLLALEHSQVVAESSDIGNHACAGVHVLAGANVVLRQCRVAGNAGFGVSVMDRGLATMEGCQVQANGGAGLLIHRGATVQARNCAFSEGRSLGVDCAEGGQGVLDACEIAGNAGAGVQVEPGGSLLLVRCSLNEGRDTGLLLMEDSDVTLEECVVRRNARGGVLLARDAADPVMRGGNRIEDGFHRVDAGGNLVKVTPI; from the coding sequence ATGCGGGACCGGTTGGGCAAATTCGAGGTGGTGCGCCTGCTGGGCAAGGGGGCCATGGGCGAGGTCTACCTGGGCCGGGATCCGAAGTTGGGGAGGGACGTGGCCCTGAAGGTCATCTCGGCCGGCACCGCCTTCGGCGATGAGGCCCAGGCCCGGTTCGAGCGGGAGGCCCGGGCGGCGGCCCTGCTGAACCACCCCCACGTCGTCACCATCTACGAGTTCGGGGAAGACGAGGGCATGCACTACCTGGCCATGGAGTTCCTGGATGGCCATGAACTGGAGGCCCTGATCCGCGAGGGGAAGACCCCCAAGGCGGACCTGCTGGAGGTCCTGGCCCAGGTCTGCGACGGGCTGGGTTATGCCCATGGCCGGAGCGTGATCCACCGGGACATCAAGCCCGCGAACGTCCTGGTCACCCGGCAGGGCAAGCGCCTCCACGCCAAGCTCATGGATTTCGGCGTGGCCCACATGGGCCCCTCGGGCCTGACCCAGTCCGGCGTCTGGATGGGCACGGTGAGCTACATGGCCCCCGAGTATCTGGATACGGGCAGGGCCACGGCCAGTTCCGACATCTTCGCCCTCGGGGTGATCCTGTACGAGATCCTGTCGGGCGGCCGCAAGCCCTTCCACGGCGAGAGCACCACCTCGGTGCTCAACTGCATTCTCCGCCATGCCCCCGAACCGATCCGTCCCGCGGACCTCAAGGACGTGCCGGGACGCCTGATCGCCGTGGTGGACCGGGCCCTGGCGAAGCGGCCGGAAGATCGCTATCCGGATGCGGAGAGCCTCGGAGGTGCCATCCGGGAGGGGCTGAGCGGGCCCGTGGAGGCTCCGATGGCCGCCGCGGTTCCCGCGCCCGCTCCGGTGCGCCCCGAGCCCGAAGGGTCGGGGCACCGCATCCGGGTCGGCAAGGGCGGGCAGGGCCAGTGCCTGAGCCTGAAGGTGGCGCTGCGGCAGGCCAAGGCGGGAAGCGAGATCCTGGTGCTGCCCGGGGTGTACCGGGAATCCCTGGTGGTGGACAAGGATGTGGCCATCCTGGCCCTGGGCGAGCCCGGCGAGGTGATCATCCAGGCCAGCTCCGGCCCCGCCCTGATCATCCAGACCCAGGCGGTCACCCTGCGCGGGCTCACGCTCCAGGGGCCCGCGGGAGAGGCGGTCCTGAAGGTCAAGTCCGGATCCGCCCGGGTGGAAGGGGGCAGGATCCTGGGTTTCCAGGATGCGGGCGTGGAGGTGGACTCCGGGGCCCAGGTCTCCCTCGAGGAGGTGGTCATCGGGCCGGGAGCAGGCACGGCCCTGCGGGTCGGCGGGCGTGGTCAGGCGACCCTGGTGGGGTCCACCCTCCAGGGTGAGGCGGGCGGGGTGGAGGTTGAAGGCGAGGGCCGCGTCCAGCTCACCGGCTGCCGCCTGGTGGACAGCCGCTTCGCGGGCCTGCTGGCCCTCGAGCACAGCCAGGTGGTCGCGGAATCCTCGGATATCGGAAATCACGCCTGTGCCGGGGTGCATGTCCTGGCCGGGGCCAACGTGGTGCTGCGCCAATGCCGGGTGGCCGGGAACGCGGGCTTCGGAGTGTCGGTCATGGACCGGGGCCTGGCCACCATGGAGGGCTGCCAGGTGCAGGCCAATGGCGGTGCCGGGCTGCTCATCCATCGCGGGGCCACCGTCCAGGCCCGGAACTGCGCCTTCTCGGAAGGCCGGTCGCTGGGCGTGGATTGCGCCGAAGGCGGCCAGGGGGTCCTGGATGCCTGCGAGATCGCGGGCAATGCCGGGGCCGGCGTCCAGGTGGAACCCGGGGGCAGCCTGCTGCTGGTCCGCTGCAGCCTCAATGAGGGACGGGACACGGGGCTCCTGCTCATGGAGGACTCCGATGTCACCCTGGAGGAGTGCGTGGTCCGCCGCAATGCCAGAGGCGGTGTCCTGCTGGCCAGGGATGCCGCGGATCCGGTCATGCGGGGTGGCAATCGCATCGAGGACGGCTTCCACCGCGTGGATGCCGGGGGCAACCTGGTGAAGGTGACCCCGATCTAG
- a CDS encoding PilZ domain-containing protein, which produces MMDLGNVSNWTGRGTPLEDPVLIRQSMQDLLAQETEFPIKVEGTHTLPYSSQVQHVDLKKGCIHLKLIRPLPHELAAGAVFDMVFLLGDQRYWAPTTFLGRENYLLYRFSIPARMAPADRRQHKRYPFRPREKAYVVAQDGAIPGHGISGPLVNLSEGGLAFRVDRVLRLDDHLRITPGLGFFERGKSIPLLKVRDLPNLPLFEARGILANALERDGGIILGLQFLDLREAELRELRVVLDIRERMLRTPASQSAEPPRPSGPRSPALAKEPAARTAPAGAQSPDALRLLGRRSTRLVLAMEAGPERDLVAQALSTAGYVRQEAAGTLEQALAVLRMDRHSSCPLLLVGTGAGDAASLGQIQDLQRELGSAREWSVALMAKGAVPPETGDPLIRPMAWPAPGDASWLALLDELAGLE; this is translated from the coding sequence ATGATGGACCTGGGAAACGTCAGCAACTGGACGGGGCGCGGTACTCCTCTGGAGGACCCGGTCCTGATCCGCCAGTCCATGCAGGACCTCCTCGCCCAGGAGACGGAGTTCCCCATCAAGGTGGAAGGGACCCACACCCTTCCCTACTCTTCCCAGGTCCAGCACGTCGACCTTAAAAAGGGCTGCATCCACCTCAAGCTCATCCGGCCCCTCCCCCACGAACTGGCGGCCGGCGCGGTCTTCGACATGGTCTTCCTGCTGGGGGACCAGCGCTACTGGGCCCCCACAACCTTCCTGGGCCGTGAGAACTACCTCCTGTACCGGTTCAGCATCCCCGCCAGGATGGCTCCCGCCGACCGTCGGCAGCACAAGCGCTACCCCTTCAGGCCCAGGGAGAAGGCCTACGTCGTGGCCCAGGACGGAGCCATTCCCGGTCACGGCATCTCGGGTCCCCTCGTCAACCTGTCCGAGGGAGGCCTGGCCTTCCGGGTGGATCGGGTCCTGCGGCTGGATGACCACCTGCGGATCACGCCCGGTCTGGGTTTCTTCGAACGGGGCAAGTCCATTCCCCTGCTCAAGGTCCGGGACCTGCCGAACCTCCCTCTCTTCGAGGCCCGCGGCATCCTGGCCAACGCCCTGGAGCGCGACGGTGGCATCATCCTGGGGCTCCAGTTCCTGGATCTCCGGGAAGCCGAGCTCCGGGAGCTCCGGGTGGTCCTGGACATCCGCGAGCGCATGCTGCGGACACCCGCCAGCCAATCCGCCGAACCCCCCCGCCCCTCAGGCCCCCGAAGCCCCGCCCTCGCCAAGGAACCCGCCGCCCGGACCGCCCCTGCGGGCGCCCAGTCCCCGGACGCCCTCAGACTGCTGGGACGGCGCTCCACCCGTCTGGTCCTGGCCATGGAAGCGGGGCCTGAGCGGGATCTGGTGGCCCAGGCCCTCTCCACTGCCGGCTATGTCCGTCAAGAGGCCGCCGGAACCCTCGAACAGGCCCTCGCGGTGCTCCGGATGGACCGCCACTCCAGCTGCCCCCTCCTGCTCGTGGGGACCGGCGCTGGGGACGCCGCCTCGCTGGGACAGATCCAGGACCTCCAGCGCGAGCTGGGAAGCGCCCGGGAGTGGTCGGTTGCCCTGATGGCCAAGGGCGCGGTACCGCCCGAAACGGGCGACCCGCTCATCCGCCCCATGGCCTGGCCTGCACCCGGGGATGCCTCCTGGCTGGCCCTCCTGGACGAGTTGGCGGGACTGGAATAG
- the ychF gene encoding redox-regulated ATPase YchF, with product MAVACGIVGLPNVGKSTLFNALTRAGAASANYPFCTIEPNTGVVDVPDPRLAPLAKIVNPQRILPAAQEFVDIAGLVRGASKGEGLGNAFLGHIRETDAIVQVVRCFEDGNVTHVEGGVNPERDLSIIETELVIKDLDAIEKGLERHRKIAKTGNKESLALVAVLEPLYATLNDGKWARTLGLSAEDKALVKSYGLLTLKPTLFVGNIGEEDIRNPGGNPHYVRLQALAAERDAPCIPICSKLEAEIQDLPEEDRPMFLEEAGLTEPGLNVLIHASYDLLGLQTYFTAGVKEVRAWTIHKGDTAPQAAGVIHTDFEKGFIRAQVIAYEDFIQYGGEQGAKDAGKMRTEGKDYVVKDGDLMNFLFNV from the coding sequence ATGGCTGTCGCCTGTGGCATCGTGGGTCTGCCCAATGTGGGAAAATCCACCCTTTTCAACGCTCTCACCCGTGCGGGCGCGGCTTCGGCCAACTACCCCTTCTGCACCATCGAGCCCAACACGGGCGTGGTGGACGTGCCAGATCCGCGCCTGGCGCCCCTGGCGAAGATCGTGAACCCCCAGCGCATCCTGCCCGCCGCCCAGGAATTCGTGGACATCGCCGGCCTGGTCCGGGGCGCCAGCAAGGGCGAGGGCCTGGGCAACGCCTTCCTGGGCCACATCCGGGAGACGGATGCCATCGTGCAGGTGGTCCGGTGCTTCGAGGACGGCAACGTCACCCACGTCGAGGGTGGCGTGAACCCGGAACGGGACCTGAGCATCATCGAGACCGAACTGGTCATCAAGGACCTCGACGCCATCGAGAAGGGCCTGGAGCGCCACCGCAAGATCGCCAAGACCGGCAACAAGGAGTCCCTTGCCCTGGTGGCGGTGCTGGAGCCGCTGTACGCCACCCTGAACGATGGCAAGTGGGCGCGGACCCTGGGCCTCTCGGCCGAAGACAAGGCCCTGGTCAAGTCCTATGGCCTGCTCACCCTCAAGCCCACCCTCTTTGTGGGCAACATCGGGGAGGAGGACATCCGGAACCCCGGAGGCAATCCCCACTACGTGAGGCTCCAGGCCCTGGCCGCCGAGCGCGACGCCCCCTGCATCCCCATCTGCTCCAAGCTCGAGGCTGAGATCCAGGACCTGCCGGAAGAGGACCGCCCCATGTTCCTCGAAGAGGCGGGCCTGACCGAGCCGGGCCTGAACGTGCTCATCCACGCCAGCTATGATCTGCTGGGGCTCCAGACCTACTTCACCGCCGGCGTGAAGGAAGTCCGCGCCTGGACCATCCACAAGGGCGACACGGCCCCCCAGGCCGCCGGAGTCATCCACACCGACTTCGAAAAGGGCTTCATCCGGGCCCAGGTCATCGCCTACGAGGACTTCATCCAGTATGGCGGTGAACAGGGCGCCAAGGACGCTGGGAAGATGCGGACCGAGGGCAAGGACTACGTGGTGAAGGACGGCGACCTGATGAACTTCCTGTTCAACGTCTAG
- a CDS encoding acetyl-CoA carboxylase biotin carboxyl carrier protein subunit — protein sequence MIVRAEWPGYVVDVLVRPGQEVEEDEPLMILEGTDSSRTSFYINAPEGGKVREILIEEGDFAYEDDDLVVIGDSDRDE from the coding sequence ATGATCGTGAGGGCGGAATGGCCGGGTTACGTGGTGGACGTCCTCGTCCGCCCCGGCCAGGAAGTGGAGGAGGACGAGCCCCTGATGATCCTCGAGGGCACCGATTCCTCCCGCACCTCCTTCTATATCAATGCGCCTGAGGGTGGCAAAGTCCGCGAGATCCTCATCGAGGAGGGTGACTTCGCCTATGAGGATGACGATCTGGTGGTGATCGGGGACTCGGACCGGGACGAATAG
- a CDS encoding acetyl-CoA carboxylase biotin carboxyl carrier protein subunit — translation MAVVRAEMAGKVLEVCVAEGDAVGEDQDLVIIESMKMQIPVGSPEEGTVKKVFVVPEQFLNEGDPIVELS, via the coding sequence ATGGCAGTGGTGCGGGCCGAGATGGCTGGGAAGGTCCTGGAGGTCTGCGTCGCCGAGGGTGACGCGGTGGGCGAGGACCAGGACCTGGTCATCATCGAGTCGATGAAAATGCAGATCCCCGTGGGCAGCCCGGAGGAGGGCACGGTCAAGAAGGTCTTCGTGGTCCCCGAGCAGTTCCTGAACGAAGGGGATCCCATCGTCGAGTTGAGCTGA
- a CDS encoding enoyl-CoA hydratase-related protein, whose amino-acid sequence MDVRLEYLGGLDAGIVLLGLDRPAAKNALGRQLLREFLEALRVLAADAAVRVVVVHSLVPGVFCAGADLKERAEMSAAEAAGFVQGIRACFSDLERLPMPVIAALEGAAFGGGLELALAADLRVAGAEAKMGLVETALAIIPGGGGTQRLPRLIGVARAKELIFTARRFGAEEAGRLGLVNCVVPAGQALEAALGLAREILPNGPVALRMAKQAVSQGLDLDLASGLALEEACYAQVIPTQDRLEGLAAFREKRKPQYKGE is encoded by the coding sequence ATGGACGTCCGCCTGGAGTATCTGGGTGGTCTGGATGCCGGCATCGTCCTGCTCGGCCTCGACCGGCCCGCCGCGAAGAATGCGCTAGGGCGCCAGCTCCTCCGGGAATTCCTGGAGGCGCTGAGGGTCCTCGCCGCCGATGCTGCGGTCCGCGTGGTGGTCGTCCACAGTCTGGTCCCCGGCGTGTTCTGCGCCGGGGCTGACTTGAAAGAGCGGGCGGAGATGTCCGCCGCGGAGGCCGCAGGCTTCGTCCAGGGCATCCGGGCCTGCTTCTCCGACCTGGAGCGGTTGCCCATGCCCGTGATCGCGGCCCTGGAGGGCGCCGCCTTCGGCGGGGGGCTGGAACTGGCCCTGGCCGCCGATCTCCGCGTGGCGGGGGCCGAGGCGAAGATGGGGCTGGTCGAGACGGCCCTGGCCATCATTCCCGGCGGAGGGGGCACCCAGCGCCTGCCGCGCCTCATCGGAGTGGCCCGGGCCAAGGAACTGATCTTCACCGCCCGGCGCTTCGGCGCGGAGGAGGCCGGTCGGCTTGGCCTCGTGAACTGCGTGGTACCCGCCGGGCAGGCCCTGGAAGCAGCGCTGGGCCTGGCGCGGGAGATCCTCCCGAACGGTCCCGTCGCCCTCCGCATGGCCAAGCAGGCCGTCAGCCAGGGCCTGGACCTGGACTTGGCTTCGGGGCTCGCCCTGGAGGAGGCCTGCTATGCCCAGGTCATCCCCACCCAGGATCGGCTGGAGGGGCTGGCCGCCTTCCGCGAGAAACGCAAACCCCAGTACAAGGGCGAATGA
- a CDS encoding cation diffusion facilitator family transporter has translation MMSHSHGPTTTGRLALSSLIFGLNFLVQGVGGLWTGSLGLVSDSLENLNDAVVNLLALGSIRLANRREPCDRWTYGWHRIEIFNTLLGVLLLVILAGAVLFEAWNRVQHPVSIKLGWAIGFSLAGLLLNLAATFVLIPAGGSGQERDLNLRSAYLHALGDSLANVAVVVGMVVIRFTGWKWVDPLLAAGIAAVILRGAFLLLRDAVGILMHHAAFDQEEAKAELLRLPGVTGIEDLRSWRVCSHLTVCTAHVIVEAERLEDTEVHQQRIEHLLAERFGVRHLTLHFETRAMADRHQHRFVHEHEAEGYEHHHE, from the coding sequence ATGATGAGCCACTCGCACGGCCCCACGACCACCGGACGGCTGGCCCTCAGCTCGCTGATCTTCGGCCTGAACTTCCTCGTCCAGGGGGTTGGGGGCCTGTGGACGGGATCGCTGGGGCTGGTGTCCGACAGCCTGGAGAACCTGAACGACGCGGTGGTGAACCTGCTCGCCCTGGGCAGCATCCGGCTGGCCAACCGGCGCGAGCCCTGCGACCGGTGGACCTACGGCTGGCACCGGATCGAGATCTTCAACACCCTGCTGGGCGTCCTGCTCCTGGTGATCCTCGCGGGCGCCGTGCTGTTCGAGGCCTGGAACCGGGTCCAGCACCCGGTCTCCATCAAGCTGGGCTGGGCCATCGGGTTCTCCCTGGCGGGGCTGCTGCTGAACCTGGCGGCCACCTTCGTGCTCATTCCCGCCGGCGGGTCTGGCCAGGAGCGGGACCTGAATCTGCGGAGCGCCTACCTGCACGCTCTGGGGGACAGCCTGGCCAACGTGGCGGTGGTGGTGGGCATGGTGGTGATCCGCTTCACCGGCTGGAAGTGGGTGGATCCCCTCCTGGCCGCAGGCATCGCGGCGGTGATCCTGCGCGGCGCCTTCCTGCTGCTGCGGGACGCCGTGGGCATCCTCATGCACCACGCCGCCTTCGATCAGGAGGAGGCCAAGGCCGAACTGCTCCGGCTGCCGGGCGTCACGGGCATCGAGGATCTCCGCTCCTGGCGGGTCTGCAGCCACCTGACGGTCTGCACCGCCCACGTCATCGTGGAGGCCGAGCGGCTGGAGGACACGGAAGTCCACCAGCAGCGCATCGAGCACCTGCTGGCAGAGCGCTTCGGCGTGCGCCACCTCACCCTCCATTTCGAGACCAGGGCCATGGCCGACCGCCATCAGCACCGCTTCGTGCACGAGCATGAAGCGGAAGGGTATGAGCATCATCACGAGTGA
- a CDS encoding SPFH domain-containing protein has product MGLMDWGKAQFLDILEWLDDSTDTLAWRFPMRGQEIQNGGQLVVRESQEAVFVNEGQMADVFKPGTHRLTTQNLPILATLKGWKYGFESPFKSDVYFISTKLYNDLKWGTSNPIMMRDADFGMLRIRAFGIYSIKVVDSATFLRQLVGTNGVYTVPDISEQLRKTIMSRFTDALGEAKIPALDLAAKYDEISDFVKQKLQEEFKTMGLELSKFFVENISLPEEVEAMMDKRTGVGMMAPVMGAYTQMQVADSIPLAAQNQGGVAGLGMGMGVGFGMGNMMGQQMAGAQQQMGQQGFPAGSAPAAAAPTKSLKEELTELKDLFDSQLINQVEFDTQRAAIMKKHGMG; this is encoded by the coding sequence ATGGGTCTGATGGACTGGGGCAAAGCCCAATTCCTCGACATCCTCGAATGGCTGGATGATTCCACGGACACGCTGGCTTGGCGCTTCCCCATGCGGGGCCAGGAGATTCAGAACGGCGGCCAGCTGGTGGTGCGTGAAAGCCAGGAGGCCGTCTTCGTCAACGAAGGCCAGATGGCGGACGTGTTCAAGCCCGGCACCCACCGGCTGACCACCCAGAACCTGCCCATCCTCGCCACCCTGAAGGGCTGGAAGTACGGCTTCGAGAGCCCCTTCAAGAGCGATGTCTACTTCATCTCCACCAAACTCTACAACGACCTGAAGTGGGGCACCTCGAACCCCATCATGATGCGTGACGCCGACTTCGGCATGCTGCGCATCCGGGCCTTCGGCATCTACTCCATCAAGGTGGTGGACAGTGCCACCTTCCTGCGCCAGCTGGTGGGCACCAACGGCGTGTACACGGTGCCCGACATCTCCGAGCAGCTGCGCAAGACCATCATGAGCCGCTTCACGGATGCCCTGGGCGAAGCCAAGATCCCCGCCCTCGACCTGGCCGCGAAGTACGACGAGATCTCCGATTTCGTGAAGCAGAAGCTGCAGGAAGAGTTCAAGACCATGGGCCTGGAGCTGTCCAAGTTCTTCGTGGAGAACATCAGCCTCCCCGAGGAAGTGGAAGCCATGATGGACAAGCGCACGGGCGTGGGCATGATGGCCCCCGTCATGGGTGCCTACACGCAGATGCAGGTGGCCGACAGCATCCCCCTCGCGGCCCAGAACCAGGGCGGCGTGGCCGGACTGGGCATGGGCATGGGCGTGGGCTTCGGCATGGGCAACATGATGGGCCAGCAGATGGCCGGCGCCCAGCAGCAGATGGGCCAGCAGGGCTTCCCTGCGGGCAGCGCCCCCGCCGCCGCGGCTCCCACGAAGTCGCTGAAGGAAGAGCTGACGGAGCTGAAGGACCTCTTCGACAGCCAGCTCATCAACCAGGTCGAGTTCGACACCCAGCGGGCCGCCATCATGAAGAAGCATGGGATGGGTTGA